From Paenibacillus sp. PK3_47, the proteins below share one genomic window:
- a CDS encoding aspartate aminotransferase family protein: protein MSKLTQADKDSLTGAAQERSAGTEVQEAAPAKLSAVFPSYARYDLSLVKGKGSWVWDDQGNKYLDFMCGLAVTSLGHAPEKVGEKLKAQIDTLWHVSNLFHIPGQDRVAALLTDNSCADQVFFCNSGAEANEAAIKLARRYHQKVKGTGRYEIITFEQSFHGRTLATLTATGQQKVKEGFLPLPEGFKTVPLHDLDALKAAISDNTAAIMMEMVLAEGGVLEVQQEFLNEVVALCKEHGLLLIVDEVQTGMGRTGKLFAHQHYGIEPDIFTLAKGVASGFPAGVMLGKGYLREAFSPGSHASTFGGTPLAAAVMEATIETMLEDELPQRAEEMGEYLRGLLSDKLADTSFVKEIRGKGLLIGIECAEPVGDIVLAGQKQGLLFVQAGPNVIRLLPNLYVSVDEIHQAVDILVQLIHTYANNGNGEAVS from the coding sequence ATGAGTAAGCTTACGCAAGCGGACAAAGATTCTTTGACAGGGGCGGCGCAGGAACGTTCAGCAGGGACAGAGGTTCAGGAGGCTGCTCCTGCCAAGCTGAGTGCGGTATTTCCGTCCTACGCCAGATATGATCTCAGCCTGGTCAAGGGCAAAGGCAGCTGGGTCTGGGATGATCAGGGCAACAAATATCTCGATTTCATGTGCGGTCTGGCCGTAACCAGTCTGGGTCATGCTCCGGAGAAGGTCGGCGAGAAGCTGAAGGCACAGATTGATACGCTGTGGCATGTCTCCAATCTGTTTCATATTCCCGGACAGGACCGGGTGGCGGCGCTGCTTACGGATAACAGCTGTGCGGATCAGGTGTTCTTTTGCAACAGCGGGGCTGAGGCGAATGAGGCGGCAATCAAGCTGGCGCGCCGCTACCACCAGAAGGTGAAGGGCACGGGCCGGTATGAGATTATTACGTTTGAACAGTCCTTTCACGGACGGACACTGGCTACACTGACAGCAACCGGCCAGCAAAAGGTCAAGGAAGGCTTCCTCCCGCTTCCTGAAGGGTTCAAGACCGTTCCGCTGCATGATCTGGATGCGCTTAAGGCTGCAATCTCTGACAACACTGCCGCAATCATGATGGAAATGGTGCTGGCTGAAGGCGGCGTGCTGGAAGTGCAGCAGGAGTTCCTGAATGAAGTAGTTGCGCTGTGCAAAGAGCATGGGCTGCTGCTGATCGTTGACGAAGTGCAGACAGGCATGGGCCGCACAGGCAAGCTGTTTGCGCATCAGCACTACGGCATTGAGCCGGATATTTTCACGCTTGCCAAAGGCGTAGCCAGCGGTTTCCCGGCAGGTGTAATGCTGGGCAAAGGCTACCTGCGTGAAGCGTTCAGCCCCGGCAGCCATGCCAGCACCTTCGGCGGAACTCCGCTGGCCGCAGCGGTGATGGAAGCAACCATCGAGACGATGCTGGAGGATGAACTGCCGCAGCGTGCGGAAGAGATGGGAGAATATCTGCGGGGGTTATTGAGCGATAAGTTGGCAGACACCTCCTTTGTAAAGGAAATCCGCGGCAAAGGCCTGCTGATCGGAATTGAATGTGCTGAGCCGGTAGGCGATATTGTTCTGGCCGGACAGAAGCAGGGGCTATTATTCGTACAGGCCGGACCGAATGTGATTCGTCTGCTGCCTAATCTATATGTGAGCGTCGATGAGATCCACCAGGCGGTGGACATTCTCGTGCAGCTCATTCATACTTATGCTAACAATGGAAACGGGGAGGCAGTTTCATGA
- the argF gene encoding ornithine carbamoyltransferase: MSQGLQSSTEQIAQGLKGRDLLELNDYSPEEITYLIELAIELKRKQKSGEVYQPLKGKTIGLIFEKSSTRTRVSFEVGMYQLGGHALFLSKNDIQLGRGETVGDTAQVMSRYLDGIMIRTFGHDKVEELARYASVPVINGLSDLAHPCQVLADYQTVYEHKGKLKGLKLAYIGDGNNMAHSLLIGGAKLGVHVSIAGPEGYEPDTAVVAEAREIAKETGAEIVITRSPQEAVKDADVIYTDVWASMGFEAEQLAREAAFKDYQVNEELVKGAKSDYLFLHCLPAHREEEVSTGVIDGPNSVIFDQAENRLHAQKALMAALMG; encoded by the coding sequence ATGAGCCAGGGTCTACAGAGCAGTACAGAGCAAATTGCACAGGGTCTGAAGGGCCGTGACCTGCTGGAGCTGAACGATTACAGCCCGGAGGAAATTACTTATTTGATCGAGCTGGCGATTGAGCTGAAACGCAAGCAGAAGAGCGGAGAGGTATACCAGCCGCTGAAGGGGAAGACGATCGGGCTTATTTTTGAAAAGTCCTCGACCCGGACGCGCGTATCCTTCGAAGTCGGCATGTACCAGCTTGGCGGCCATGCCTTGTTCCTCAGTAAAAATGACATCCAGCTCGGACGCGGCGAGACTGTCGGCGATACAGCGCAGGTGATGTCCCGATACCTCGACGGCATTATGATCCGTACGTTCGGTCATGACAAAGTGGAAGAACTGGCTCGCTACGCATCGGTACCGGTGATCAACGGCCTGAGCGATCTGGCCCATCCGTGCCAGGTGCTGGCGGACTACCAGACTGTCTATGAGCACAAAGGCAAGCTGAAGGGTCTTAAGCTGGCGTACATCGGCGATGGCAACAACATGGCCCATTCGCTGCTGATCGGCGGCGCCAAGCTGGGTGTGCATGTCTCTATTGCCGGACCGGAAGGTTATGAGCCGGATACCGCTGTTGTAGCAGAAGCACGCGAGATCGCCAAGGAGACCGGCGCGGAGATCGTTATCACCCGCAGCCCGCAGGAAGCGGTGAAGGATGCGGACGTTATCTACACCGATGTATGGGCGAGCATGGGCTTCGAGGCTGAGCAGCTGGCGCGTGAAGCGGCGTTTAAGGACTATCAGGTCAACGAGGAGCTGGTCAAAGGCGCCAAAAGCGACTACCTGTTCCTGCACTGCCTGCCGGCCCACCGTGAGGAAGAGGTCAGCACCGGCGTGATCGACGGCCCGAACTCGGTCATCTTTGACCAGGCGGAGAACCGCCTGCATGCACAGAAGGCGCTGATGGCGGCTTTGATGGGTTAA
- the prfB gene encoding peptide chain release factor 2 (programmed frameshift), with the protein MIDANVKQDLREISKKLTNLRGSLDLDLKQEMISNFEEKMAAPGFWDDPEQAQGVISEMNAVKSTVDAYEKLQQEYDDAAMMAELAEEEGDEELANETAESIKAIVSKVDDFELQLLLSQPYDKLNAILELHPGAGGTESQDWGQMLLRMYTRWAEKSGFKVEVLDYLPGDEAGIKSVTLLIKGFNAYGYLKAEKGVHRLVRISPFDSSGRRHTSFVSCDVVPEINDDIEIEIRTEDLKIDTYRASGAGGQHINTTDSAVRITHIPSGVVVTCQNERSQIKNREQAMKMLRSKLYERKLQEQQQELDAIRGEQSDIAWGSQIRSYVFHPYSMVKDHRTSVETGNVGAVMDGDINLFIDGYLRSQIKTEVE; encoded by the exons ATGATCGACGCTAACGTAAAGCAGGACCTGCGTGAAATAAGCAAGAAACTAACCAACCTTAGGGGGTCTCTT GACTTAGATCTCAAGCAGGAGATGATCTCCAACTTTGAGGAAAAGATGGCCGCCCCCGGCTTCTGGGATGACCCCGAGCAGGCGCAGGGCGTAATCAGCGAGATGAACGCTGTGAAATCCACCGTGGATGCATACGAAAAGCTGCAGCAGGAGTATGATGATGCGGCCATGATGGCGGAGCTTGCCGAAGAAGAAGGCGACGAAGAGCTGGCGAACGAAACGGCCGAATCCATTAAGGCCATTGTCTCGAAAGTGGATGACTTTGAGCTCCAGCTGCTGCTGAGCCAGCCGTATGACAAGCTGAATGCGATTCTGGAGCTGCATCCGGGTGCAGGCGGCACAGAGTCCCAGGACTGGGGGCAAATGCTGCTGCGGATGTATACCCGCTGGGCCGAGAAAAGCGGCTTCAAGGTCGAAGTGCTGGACTATCTGCCGGGTGATGAAGCAGGGATCAAGAGTGTTACGCTGCTGATTAAAGGCTTCAACGCTTACGGTTATCTGAAGGCGGAGAAAGGTGTCCACCGTCTGGTGCGTATTTCACCGTTCGATTCCTCGGGCAGACGTCATACCTCCTTCGTATCGTGTGATGTGGTGCCGGAGATCAATGATGACATCGAGATTGAGATCCGTACGGAGGATCTTAAGATCGACACGTACCGGGCCAGCGGCGCCGGCGGTCAGCATATCAACACCACAGACTCCGCCGTGCGGATTACGCACATTCCGAGCGGGGTGGTCGTTACCTGCCAGAACGAACGTTCACAGATCAAGAACCGGGAGCAGGCGATGAAAATGCTGCGCTCCAAGCTCTACGAACGCAAACTGCAGGAGCAGCAGCAGGAGCTGGATGCGATCCGCGGCGAGCAATCGGATATTGCATGGGGAAGTCAGATCCGCTCCTATGTATTCCATCCCTATAGTATGGTAAAGGATCACCGCACTTCCGTGGAAACAGGGAACGTGGGTGCTGTAATGGATGGCGATATCAATCTGTTTATTGACGGCTATCTGCGCAGCCAGATCAAAACAGAAGTTGAATAA
- the raiA gene encoding ribosome-associated translation inhibitor RaiA codes for MQFSIRGQQIEVTDALRDYVDKKLNKLEKYFDAPPTSEGFVTLSVVRGLHTVEVTIPLAGVTLRAEDRSDDMYASIDAVVDKLERQIRKHKTKLNRKFRQEGSLKTLFVEGSPSAVAVEEQEPDYDDLEVVRNKRFTLKPMDVEEAILQMNMVGHNFFVFSNIDTSEVSVVYKRNDGKYGLIEQN; via the coding sequence ATGCAATTCAGCATTCGAGGTCAACAAATTGAAGTGACAGACGCTTTGAGAGACTATGTTGATAAGAAACTCAACAAACTTGAAAAGTATTTTGATGCACCCCCTACATCTGAAGGTTTTGTGACGCTTAGTGTGGTCCGCGGCCTTCATACGGTGGAAGTTACCATTCCGCTGGCGGGTGTAACGCTTCGTGCAGAAGATCGCAGCGATGACATGTATGCCTCCATTGATGCTGTTGTGGACAAGCTGGAACGCCAAATCCGGAAGCACAAGACCAAGCTCAATCGTAAATTCCGCCAGGAGGGAAGCCTGAAGACGCTGTTTGTGGAAGGATCTCCTAGTGCTGTAGCCGTAGAGGAACAGGAACCGGATTATGATGATTTGGAAGTGGTGCGCAACAAGCGCTTCACCTTGAAACCGATGGATGTGGAAGAAGCGATTCTGCAAATGAACATGGTTGGACACAATTTCTTTGTATTCTCCAACATTGACACTTCTGAGGTTAGTGTTGTTTACAAACGTAATGACGGCAAGTATGGTCTGATCGAGCAGAACTAG
- the secA gene encoding preprotein translocase subunit SecA, which produces MLGIVKKIFGDTNERDVKRLMKTVDVINGLEPDFVALSDEALKAKTAEFRARIEKGETLEELLPEAFATVREASKRTLGMRHFDVQLVGGMALHEGRIAEMKTGEGKTLVGTLPVYLNALLGKGVHVVTVNDYLAQRDSAQMAQIYNFLDMTVGVNLNGMDHAHKQEAYACDITYGTNNEFGFDYLRDNMVLYKEQMVQRPLYFCIIDEVDSILIDEARTPLIISGQAEKSTELYYAADRFVKKLTAEEDYTVDIKVKSVALTEKGVATAERAFGIENLYDHSHVTLNHHIVQALKANVIMRRDVDYVVNGDEVVIVDEFTGRLMAGRRYSDGLHQAIEAKEEIEVQNESMTLATITFQNYFRMYRKLGGMTGTAKTEEEEFKKIYGLEVLQVPTNKPNQRVDMPDVVYKSENGKFNAVVAEIVERHKKNQPVLVGTVSIENSELVSEMLKRKGVKHQVLNAKHHESEAEIISHAGQPGTVTIATNMAGRGTDIMLGEGVRDLGGLHIIGTERHESRRIDNQLRGRAGRQGDPGSTQFYLSLGDELMKRFGADNVLNMMDRLGFEEDQPIESRMITRAVESAQKRVEGNNFDIRKVVLQYDDVMNQQREIIYKQRREILESDNIKDIVVEMIKPVIERVVQAHCVDDIPENWELQEVADYVNSKLLDEGALTRDDLWGKEVEEIVEFIFGRVMEKYDAREARLGAELVREFEKVIVLRSVDSKWMDHIDAMDQLRQGIHLRAYGGTDPLREYQFEGYEMFNAMTASIQEEVATYIMKAHIEANQERQSVVEEDKISTNAEPAEKRPVHVETAIGRNDPCPCGSGKKYKNCHGQA; this is translated from the coding sequence ATGCTAGGTATTGTGAAGAAAATATTCGGCGACACCAATGAACGGGATGTCAAACGTCTGATGAAGACGGTCGATGTAATTAATGGACTGGAGCCGGATTTTGTGGCTCTTTCGGATGAGGCACTCAAAGCCAAGACAGCAGAATTCCGTGCCCGGATTGAGAAGGGCGAAACCCTGGAAGAACTTCTTCCGGAGGCATTTGCAACCGTACGCGAAGCATCCAAACGGACGCTGGGCATGCGGCATTTTGACGTTCAGCTGGTCGGAGGTATGGCACTGCATGAAGGCCGGATCGCCGAGATGAAGACAGGTGAAGGGAAGACACTGGTAGGAACGCTTCCGGTCTACCTGAACGCTCTGCTGGGCAAAGGTGTGCATGTTGTCACAGTCAATGATTATCTGGCTCAGCGCGACAGTGCGCAAATGGCACAAATCTATAACTTCCTGGACATGACGGTCGGGGTGAACCTGAACGGCATGGATCATGCTCATAAACAAGAGGCTTATGCCTGCGATATTACGTATGGAACCAATAATGAATTCGGTTTTGACTATCTGCGTGACAACATGGTCCTGTATAAGGAACAAATGGTACAACGCCCGCTATATTTCTGTATTATTGACGAAGTGGATTCCATCCTGATCGATGAAGCCCGGACGCCGCTCATTATTTCCGGTCAAGCCGAGAAATCCACTGAACTTTATTATGCAGCAGACCGCTTTGTGAAGAAGCTGACTGCCGAAGAGGATTATACCGTTGATATCAAGGTGAAATCCGTTGCTTTGACCGAGAAGGGCGTAGCTACGGCTGAACGCGCTTTTGGAATTGAGAATTTGTATGACCACAGCCATGTTACCTTGAACCATCACATTGTACAGGCCCTTAAGGCCAATGTTATTATGCGCCGTGATGTGGATTATGTCGTGAATGGCGATGAGGTTGTCATTGTCGATGAATTTACCGGACGCTTGATGGCAGGACGCCGTTACAGCGACGGCCTTCACCAGGCGATTGAAGCGAAGGAAGAGATCGAAGTTCAGAACGAGAGCATGACGCTCGCTACGATCACCTTCCAGAACTACTTCCGTATGTACCGTAAGCTGGGTGGTATGACCGGTACTGCGAAGACGGAAGAAGAAGAATTCAAGAAAATCTATGGCCTGGAGGTTCTGCAGGTTCCAACGAACAAACCGAACCAGCGTGTGGACATGCCGGACGTAGTGTATAAGAGCGAGAACGGTAAATTCAATGCGGTCGTAGCTGAGATTGTAGAACGCCATAAAAAGAATCAGCCGGTACTGGTAGGTACAGTATCCATTGAGAACTCCGAGCTCGTATCCGAAATGCTGAAGCGCAAAGGTGTCAAACACCAGGTACTGAACGCTAAGCATCACGAATCCGAGGCCGAAATTATTTCCCATGCCGGCCAACCAGGAACAGTAACCATTGCCACCAATATGGCAGGACGCGGTACAGACATTATGCTTGGTGAAGGCGTAAGAGATCTAGGTGGTCTGCATATTATCGGTACAGAACGTCACGAATCCCGGCGGATTGATAATCAGCTGCGCGGACGTGCGGGACGCCAAGGTGACCCGGGTTCTACACAGTTCTATCTGTCGCTGGGCGATGAGCTGATGAAGCGCTTCGGTGCAGACAACGTCCTGAACATGATGGACCGTCTCGGATTTGAAGAAGATCAGCCGATCGAGAGCCGGATGATTACCCGTGCCGTTGAATCAGCGCAGAAGCGGGTAGAAGGCAATAACTTTGATATCCGTAAGGTCGTACTGCAGTATGATGACGTCATGAACCAACAGCGCGAAATTATCTACAAGCAGCGCCGTGAAATTCTGGAGTCTGACAATATCAAAGATATCGTAGTAGAAATGATCAAACCTGTTATCGAGCGTGTGGTTCAGGCTCACTGCGTGGATGATATTCCGGAGAACTGGGAGCTGCAGGAGGTTGCTGATTACGTCAACAGCAAGCTGCTGGACGAAGGCGCCCTGACCCGTGATGACCTGTGGGGCAAAGAGGTTGAAGAGATTGTTGAATTCATCTTCGGCCGTGTCATGGAGAAATACGATGCCCGTGAAGCACGCCTTGGCGCTGAGCTGGTGCGTGAATTCGAGAAGGTTATCGTGCTCCGTTCCGTTGACAGCAAGTGGATGGATCATATTGATGCAATGGATCAGCTTCGTCAAGGGATTCACCTTCGTGCTTACGGCGGTACCGATCCGCTCCGCGAATACCAATTCGAGGGCTACGAAATGTTCAATGCCATGACTGCCAGTATTCAGGAAGAAGTGGCTACTTACATTATGAAGGCCCATATCGAAGCGAATCAGGAGCGTCAATCCGTCGTGGAAGAGGACAAAATCTCCACCAACGCCGAACCGGCTGAGAAGCGTCCAGTGCACGTGGAGACCGCGATTGGCCGTAACGACCCTTGCCCTTGCGGAAGCGGCAAGAAGTACAAAAACTGCCACGGCCAAGCTTAA
- the argC gene encoding N-acetyl-gamma-glutamyl-phosphate reductase has protein sequence MGSKLRAAIVGSTGYGGVELIRLLQNHPDIEITSVISSSSAGEPIESGFPHLTGIIGRKLDGVDPAEIAGRADVVFTATPSGVSAKLVPQLLEAGLKVVDLSGDFRLKDGAEYEEWYKHPAPPAAYLEQAVYGLCEVYGERAAGVDFISNPGCYPTATLLGLIPALKEGWIKPDSIIIDAKSGVSGAGRGTSLMVHYAEINENFKAYKVNKHQHIPEIEQVLTDIAGEKVTVTFTTHLVPMTRGIMSTMYASLNSIYSEQDLVDLYRKYYSGRPYVRIREAGVLPATKEVSGSNYCDIGFATDARTGRVTIVSVIDNVVKGAAGQAIQNLNLMMGWEETRGLGYTPVYP, from the coding sequence ATGGGAAGCAAGCTGAGAGCGGCGATTGTGGGATCAACGGGTTACGGGGGCGTGGAGCTGATCAGGCTGCTGCAGAACCACCCTGATATAGAGATTACATCGGTCATCTCCTCTTCAAGTGCGGGGGAGCCGATCGAGAGCGGTTTTCCTCATTTGACAGGTATTATCGGGCGGAAGCTGGACGGCGTAGACCCGGCGGAAATTGCCGGCAGAGCTGATGTTGTATTCACGGCCACACCGTCCGGTGTAAGTGCCAAGCTGGTGCCGCAGCTGCTGGAGGCAGGCCTCAAGGTTGTCGACTTGTCCGGTGACTTCAGGCTGAAGGACGGCGCGGAATATGAAGAATGGTATAAGCACCCGGCTCCGCCGGCAGCTTATCTCGAACAGGCGGTCTACGGATTATGTGAGGTGTATGGGGAACGTGCGGCCGGAGTGGATTTTATCTCGAATCCCGGATGTTATCCCACAGCTACGCTGCTCGGGCTGATTCCCGCGCTTAAAGAGGGCTGGATCAAGCCTGACAGTATCATTATTGATGCAAAGTCAGGGGTTTCCGGGGCCGGGCGGGGCACGAGTCTGATGGTGCATTATGCAGAGATCAATGAGAATTTTAAAGCCTATAAAGTCAACAAGCATCAGCATATTCCGGAAATTGAGCAGGTGCTTACAGATATAGCCGGAGAAAAGGTAACCGTAACGTTCACCACCCACCTGGTGCCGATGACCCGGGGCATTATGAGCACAATGTATGCATCACTGAATAGTATTTACAGCGAGCAGGATTTGGTAGACTTGTACCGGAAGTATTACAGCGGCAGACCTTATGTGCGGATTCGTGAAGCAGGTGTGCTCCCGGCAACGAAGGAAGTCAGCGGCTCGAATTATTGTGATATCGGTTTTGCCACAGATGCCCGTACAGGCCGGGTTACTATTGTGTCCGTGATCGATAATGTCGTTAAAGGTGCAGCAGGGCAGGCGATTCAGAACCTGAATTTGATGATGGGATGGGAGGAAACCCGCGGCCTTGGCTACACACCTGTGTATCCGTAA
- a CDS encoding YitT family protein — protein sequence MQKVNSRNKPPLIPLNGPLRHTVDIALILIGSLITGLGFNLFFLPNRIASGGVSGLSVLAEAWFGAEPAFTQWALNIPLFILGVVFLGKQYGMRSLLGSFVLPLFIFLTKDGPVPTTNPLLASIYGGIAVGLGLGLVFRGRGSTGGLTILAQIIQKITGFSFSLSVVLLDGTVITLAAFVLGMEQAMYALIGLFVTGRVINALEMGFSVTKVAYIISDYTEEISQAILNDLDRGLTKLNAQGGYTGDNRTVLMVVVGQSEITRLKTIVRSVDPGAFVIITEAHEVLGEGFKREA from the coding sequence ATGCAAAAAGTCAATTCGCGCAACAAACCGCCGCTGATTCCCCTGAACGGGCCGCTGCGCCATACGGTAGATATCGCCTTAATTCTCATCGGGTCGCTGATTACGGGACTTGGGTTTAACCTCTTTTTTCTGCCGAACCGGATTGCCTCCGGCGGGGTGTCGGGCTTGTCCGTACTCGCTGAGGCCTGGTTTGGCGCTGAGCCGGCGTTCACCCAATGGGCGCTGAATATCCCGCTGTTCATTCTGGGTGTCGTGTTCCTCGGCAAACAGTACGGGATGCGTTCCCTGCTGGGCAGCTTTGTGCTGCCGCTGTTTATCTTTTTGACCAAAGACGGTCCGGTACCGACAACCAACCCGCTGCTTGCTTCCATTTACGGCGGGATAGCGGTAGGACTGGGGCTGGGGCTTGTTTTCCGCGGGCGGGGATCTACAGGCGGGCTTACGATTTTGGCGCAGATTATTCAAAAGATTACCGGGTTCAGCTTCTCGCTCTCTGTCGTGCTGTTGGACGGAACGGTGATTACACTCGCTGCCTTCGTGCTTGGCATGGAGCAGGCGATGTATGCGCTGATCGGTTTATTCGTCACCGGCCGGGTCATTAATGCGCTCGAAATGGGCTTCAGTGTGACCAAGGTTGCGTATATTATTTCCGATTACACGGAAGAAATCTCTCAGGCCATATTAAATGATCTGGACCGCGGGTTGACCAAGTTGAATGCGCAGGGCGGATACACCGGAGATAACCGCACGGTGCTGATGGTGGTCGTCGGACAAAGCGAGATTACGCGGCTGAAAACCATCGTGCGCTCGGTAGATCCGGGTGCGTTCGTTATTATTACCGAGGCCCACGAGGTGCTGGGTGAAGGATTCAAAAGAGAAGCATAG
- the argJ gene encoding bifunctional glutamate N-acetyltransferase/amino-acid acetyltransferase ArgJ: MSEHTAFTVVEGGSITTPKGFISGGLHCGLKKTDRNDLAAILCEVPATAAAVYTTNVFQAAPLKVTRESLANGILQAVIVNSGNANACAGVQGEADAYEMRATAARYLGVNDHDVAVASTGVIGELLKMDCVRSGIAGLPEKLDGGASGAEEFCQAILTTDLVKKECCVKVTVDGVEVTIAGAAKGSGMIHPNMATMLGFMTTDAAIDAEDLQSLLRTATNTTFNMITVDGDTSTNDMLVTMASGLAGNEKLTRLHSDWDAFAAAFTYVCRHLAKAIARDGEGATKLIEVQISGAVHDEAAGAIAKTVVGSSLVKSAIFGADANWGRVIAAVGRAGVPVSPDNVNISLGDIEVLRESRPVAFDEEKALRYLQKSDTVLISVVLSDGDGTATAWGCDLTYDYVRINAAYRT, from the coding sequence ATGAGCGAACATACAGCTTTTACCGTCGTGGAAGGCGGAAGTATTACTACACCTAAAGGGTTCATCTCGGGAGGGCTGCACTGCGGCCTCAAAAAAACCGACCGAAATGACCTTGCGGCCATCCTCTGCGAGGTGCCGGCGACGGCGGCAGCGGTGTATACGACGAATGTGTTCCAGGCTGCTCCGCTGAAGGTAACGCGGGAGAGTCTGGCGAATGGGATCCTGCAGGCCGTGATCGTGAACAGCGGGAATGCGAATGCCTGCGCCGGAGTTCAGGGCGAAGCGGATGCCTATGAGATGCGTGCCACAGCGGCCCGTTACTTAGGGGTAAATGACCATGATGTGGCTGTCGCTTCGACAGGTGTCATCGGTGAGCTGCTGAAGATGGACTGTGTGCGCAGCGGAATTGCCGGTCTGCCGGAGAAGCTGGATGGCGGGGCTTCCGGTGCGGAGGAATTTTGCCAGGCTATACTGACTACAGATCTGGTCAAAAAAGAATGCTGCGTAAAAGTCACAGTCGACGGCGTAGAGGTTACCATTGCCGGGGCGGCGAAAGGTTCAGGGATGATCCATCCCAATATGGCCACGATGCTGGGCTTTATGACGACAGATGCCGCTATAGACGCTGAGGATTTGCAGAGCCTGCTGCGGACTGCGACGAATACTACTTTTAATATGATTACGGTGGATGGAGATACAAGCACGAATGATATGTTAGTTACGATGGCCAGCGGGCTGGCTGGTAATGAGAAGCTGACACGTTTGCATAGTGACTGGGATGCTTTTGCCGCTGCGTTCACATATGTGTGCCGTCATCTCGCCAAAGCGATTGCCCGGGACGGCGAAGGTGCAACCAAGCTGATTGAGGTGCAGATCTCCGGAGCGGTGCATGATGAAGCTGCAGGAGCGATTGCCAAGACGGTAGTCGGCTCCAGCCTGGTAAAGTCTGCAATTTTTGGAGCGGATGCGAACTGGGGGCGGGTCATTGCCGCTGTAGGGCGCGCTGGAGTTCCGGTATCGCCGGACAATGTGAATATCTCGCTGGGTGACATTGAAGTGCTGCGTGAGTCGCGGCCGGTTGCTTTTGATGAAGAGAAGGCACTGCGTTATTTGCAAAAAAGCGATACCGTGCTGATCAGCGTGGTTTTGTCGGATGGGGACGGAACCGCTACAGCGTGGGGCTGCGACCTCACTTATGATTATGTGCGTATTAATGCTGCTTACCGGACCTGA
- the argB gene encoding acetylglutamate kinase, whose protein sequence is MNDELIKGGTAGGLFVMKCGGSTLAALPDSFFEDLRDLQGSGVQPVIVHGGGPAISGNLAKLGIESSFVNGLRVTTEEVLDVVEMTLAGSINKAIVRRIQGSGGQALGLSGVDGNLITAKPVANSAEVGLVGEVTEVKAEIVKGILDLGYIPIIAPIGADAQGQRYNINADTAAGAVASFVESPSMIVVTDVPGIMRTIDGEKIVLPSVTVTEIEELIDSGEIYGGMIPKVRAAMDCIQGSVSEVVIVDGKEPKVLSRVLQGEELGTRIIRS, encoded by the coding sequence ATGAATGATGAACTTATAAAGGGCGGCACAGCAGGCGGGCTGTTTGTCATGAAATGCGGCGGAAGTACGCTGGCTGCGCTGCCGGATTCTTTTTTTGAAGACTTGAGGGACCTGCAGGGCAGCGGTGTCCAGCCTGTGATTGTGCATGGCGGCGGTCCGGCGATTTCCGGCAATCTTGCCAAGCTTGGCATTGAGAGCAGTTTTGTTAATGGACTCAGAGTAACGACCGAAGAAGTACTGGATGTTGTGGAGATGACGCTGGCGGGAAGCATTAATAAGGCGATTGTCCGCAGAATCCAGGGCAGCGGGGGGCAGGCGCTCGGTTTATCCGGTGTGGACGGGAACCTGATTACGGCAAAGCCGGTGGCGAACAGCGCTGAAGTCGGGCTGGTTGGTGAAGTGACGGAAGTAAAAGCTGAGATTGTAAAAGGCATTCTGGATCTCGGCTACATCCCGATTATTGCACCAATTGGCGCGGATGCACAGGGACAGCGTTACAATATTAATGCGGATACTGCGGCCGGGGCAGTGGCTTCTTTTGTAGAGTCGCCTTCCATGATTGTGGTCACGGACGTTCCCGGAATTATGCGGACGATTGATGGGGAAAAGATCGTGCTGCCGTCGGTGACGGTAACTGAGATTGAAGAGCTGATTGACAGCGGTGAAATTTACGGCGGAATGATCCCAAAGGTGCGGGCAGCAATGGACTGCATTCAGGGCAGCGTGTCCGAAGTAGTGATTGTAGACGGCAAGGAGCCTAAGGTGCTCAGCCGGGTGCTGCAGGGTGAAGAGCTGGGGACGAGAATTATCCGTTCATAG